Genomic segment of Hymenobacter volaticus:
CATAGTCCATGGATGTATACGGGCTCATAGGCTGCGAAAAAGTGATCGTCAGTTCCCGCACGTTGGGTGCTACCCGGTGCGGGGCGGCGGGCAAGGGCTGCACGCCAGTCACCACGGGTCGCTGTGCGTCGTAGGCAGTGCGCAGTTGAGCAATAGTGGCCGGGAAATAGTAGCGGGAACGGGTTAGGAAAGCTTCCACCGCCTGGTCACTGGTGTAGTCCAATTCGATCATTTCCCGAATAGCTTGCTGCTGGTTGGCCACTTGCTGGTAATACGCCCGGCAGATCGCGTAGCCCATGTAGTAGCCTAAGTCTGCGATGTGGGTGGAGTCGTCGGCGAGTTGATTGTAAAACCAGCGGTCGAAGCGGGGATGGAACAGTTCCCACTGGAAGCGCTGCTTGAGATCCGTCTCGTGCGCCGGGCCATACTGCCGGTAGGGCAGCGCGACGGGCTGGCCCACCACCTGTTCCGTGACGAAGTCGCAGGTGCCCTCGTAAATGGCCTGGCCCAACACGTTGTTGCCGTAATGGTTTTCCTGGGTATGCACGTATTCATGCACGCAAACGGCCGGCAAGTGCTGAATCGGGTCCCGGGCAAAAGCGCGGGTCAGGTATTGGCGCATCGCCGGGGCAAACTCCGAAACCTCCACGCTGCCATTGCCCGCCGCCAATTCCGCCCCAATGATGACGGCGTCGCCTTGGGTGGTTCCCCCGGAGCGCAAGATGCCGACCGTCAGGTAAATTGAGGCGGGCCGCAGGGCCGGATACAGCTTTTGCAGTTTCTCCAGGTAGGGTTGGAGCCCAGGCACGCCGGCCTGCAGCAGTTGGGTGCGCGGCCGCAGAGAGCGCCAGAACTTGGGGTAGCGCCGAATGGACCGTACCCACGCGGGGGCTGTGTAGCCCTTTGCCGTCATGAAGGCGTGCAACCCGGGGCTGCCGGGATCAATATAGAGGCGCTGCAAACAGGCTTGCTGCCGCACACTATCGGTGGTTGTGCTCAGGCTGTCATAGGCCTGCCAGAAACGGGCGAGGTCGCTGGTCACCACCCGCGGGGCGGGGGTCTGTGCCCGGGCGGGCCGAGGCAGGCCGCACCAGAGTAGGCAACAGCAAAGGCCGAGGCGCACGAGTCGGATAGTAGACCAGCCAGCGAAGAGGGGAAGGTGAGCAAGCAAGGCGCGAAGCAACATCAGTCAGGGGTGGAGAGGAGGTGTAGAAGCGGTACCAAGTAGCACAAAGGTGCGCCCCGGCCCCTGGGGGTTCAATTTCTTTCGACCACCGGACAAGTCGCCTCGACAACGGGAGGGGGCAGGCCTGGGCGCGTTATTGTTTTCGACCAACCCCGCTCGATTCTCGACCTGCCCGTTAGGGGAACCCGCCGAAAAGCCGTTTCTTTTCTTTCTTCTATTCTGGCGGCTATGACCATTCGTTCTTTTCTGCAAGCCTATGCGCAGCACCTCGTTCTCCGGGTCACGGCGCACCTGTTGCTTTGGGTTGGCCTGTATGGGTGCACCGATGACCCGGACCAGCCGTTGCCCGTCCTCTTGCGCCTGCAGGAATGGGGCTATGCCGCGGGCAGCTTTTACTTGCTCTTCTACGGGCCGGTGCGCCGGTGCTGGGAACGCGGGCGCTACGCGTGGCCGGTCGCTGCGGTCGTAGCGGTCGGGATGGGCACCGGCTGGCTGCTGTACTGGCAAAACCGACTGGCCTACCCCAACTCGGCGTTTGCCCACGCCTACCTTCCCGTTTATGAGCAGGTGGGCGTGCTGGCCATCTTGCAATCGGTACGCGTCTTCTACTACGCCCTGTTGGAAGGGGTGCTAGTGAATCTGGCCGGGCCGGCGGCGCTCAAAATTGCCAAGACCTTATATGAGCGGCAACTCGCGCGTCACCATCTCGAACAACTGCTGCAGCGGCAGCAACTGGCGCTTCTGCAAGCGCAGGTGAGCCCGCATTTTCTATTCAATACCCTCAACAATCTCTACGGCCTGGTCTTGCACGACGATGCGCGAGCCCCTACGTTCGCCCAGCAGGTCGGCGCGCTGCTGCGCTACACCGACGAGCAGGCTGACGCTTCCTGGGTGAGTCTGCCAACCGAAGTTCAGTTTATCGAGGATTACCTGGCCTTGACCCGGCTGCGCTACGATCAGCGCGTCACCGTGGAAAGCCACTGGCACGGCGAGTTGGACCTGCCCGTGAGCTTGCCGCCGTTGCTACTGCTGCCGCTGGTGGAAAATGCCGTCAAACACGGCTTGCAGCCTGCCATAGGGCCGGCATGGCTGCGCGTGGAAGGCGTGGTTTGCGACGGGCACCTGCT
This window contains:
- a CDS encoding sensor histidine kinase, with product MTIRSFLQAYAQHLVLRVTAHLLLWVGLYGCTDDPDQPLPVLLRLQEWGYAAGSFYLLFYGPVRRCWERGRYAWPVAAVVAVGMGTGWLLYWQNRLAYPNSAFAHAYLPVYEQVGVLAILQSVRVFYYALLEGVLVNLAGPAALKIAKTLYERQLARHHLEQLLQRQQLALLQAQVSPHFLFNTLNNLYGLVLHDDARAPTFAQQVGALLRYTDEQADASWVSLPTEVQFIEDYLALTRLRYDQRVTVESHWHGELDLPVSLPPLLLLPLVENAVKHGLQPAIGPAWLRVEGVVCDGHLLFTVTNSVAAAPEPPVTGGLGLTTLRERLHLLYPSPSPLTLRPAATQFKAHLRLPLYQAPITSSGEAVVNSSLIAALAE